The following are from one region of the Mesorhizobium sp. B4-1-4 genome:
- a CDS encoding cadherin-like domain-containing protein, with protein MNYTLQQAVAFLNGGDDGYNHIDFWMGGLAELHVFTGQLGTTFNAIFEDQMERLMDGDRFYYLYRLGLALNIDPDLGHAITTEQFKDIIERTTGALHLNGDVMGWSDHTFELAPMYTAALAANAGMTNGFKIDPVTHAVTGTSTATGYGIYSGSGNSTAGNGTLLTKINADLGLSNTYIADFRPDVGENPDGTPSSGYNSHETFAGTDYNDWLDAGNGDDTIYGDKGNDVLDGKAGADHIYGGDGQDVIYGGDIEDFLDGGAGDDIIYAGTSAGGLDVAIGGHGNDRVYGEAGIDELYGGEGDDYIDAGGDTDLAFGDSGNDIMFGGDGPDELRGGEGDDMLSGGSGSDQLKGEHGDDIFFGGIGQAAQTGDSDEALGDTGFDMAAFSDTSIVLDTAADLRNVNLTGAPGGTAFEPFNQLWTDLEGVVGSKFNDTIIGADTGAVDAEGVQSGDNWLIGGGGNDTFGTRAGDETGSLGNGGDDVIVGDSVRLDALIGHYSGYLEDHPELPQFDANGNALHGLLNGDTTLIGGLLGHGEAAGFAKHFTEMLKTHDRKDLVLGADVGAAGDHDVAIYTGNVGDYTLTALDANGAIVANPHANWGNVFAVKIHDDVGDRTLADGTVLASDGTDLLVGVEYLDFANDHNFNIQAYFDIAPTLDLHSNIATTNFSATDTFSGSPSNNPYGRGSGWSGSWLESGDGNNTNSGSGQILYISPGLDGSGGALQINGGPGSGFNNPYNGASISRGVNLNGYGTAHVSFQVSESGLGSNETVKVYLTNNGSPPSGSDVPIYTIDQNTNAVGQVSFDLTGTFGSSSRLYFVASSMNSSSDIVTIDNISVTATKTVDTFPGNDYSTNYTEQLTPAAIASTPLITDPDDTNMVSAKIVLTDGVVGDRLNVGVLPSGIVATGNGTGLVTLTGAATLAAYRTALEAITFSNPTNDNPTGANRHIQVTVSDGLKNSPVATTTVHVTPVDDPATLHNDTILTNNGTTSFTVPDWALLANDSDPDSVLSISGVNGGSELANGSPTHSNSNQSVTIQDSTSGQIGGYGGTFRYYGSGVGSNDVGRPTVTVSNQNGGNLTGTAGSEIIVDSTSGTGVHTINGNGGNDIVFANNGDDTIVTGSGNDYIDGGTGADSMTGGAGDDTYVIDDISGTRDVVHEDVGGGTDTITSSNSSLNLNDSVFANVENATLTGSSSLNIVGNSANNVLVGNGGNNIFTWNALGGRDTIDGGSGSGDTFVVNGNASAETFDIYAMTDGQNAGLASLLGTSFATDTEIVITRTVSGVTTVAAELDNIDEITVNTLNVTANNNNGGPDGGPTGGDTVVIHGNFAATDLNYSTITVNGGESDDTVDISGLTSDHRIIFHGAGGTNHVIGNLRPQDVVDNGVPGNENAPGNGGDTSQGDDDDEDDNEHQNRAPVVNGAIVLPPLGANTAMLITAATLLAGASDADGGSLTVTNLTPSSGTVTQGPDGWTFTPDTDDTSQVSFSYDISDGQASIHQTASLDLTAAAAGEGDGGDAPVPGGDAHLGTDGDDVMIGGPDADVLSGGQGDDIILGNDGADTLLGGAGDDLIKAGAGDDVVFGGAGNDNIFGGAGHDMIFGDGGNDRIFADEGNDVVEGGAGNDTVYAGTGDDHIIANVGDGDDVYWGEDGQDTLDYAAIGASLTIDLGNGLLHHGSVSSAQSGQDTVFGFENVIAGSGNDTIIANAAANTMDGGLGSDTFVFGSAADANGDTIVGLQPGDKIDLSMIDADTSAAGHQSFVLFAGAGFTSAGQVMVSYQTAADGEHTLVKGEINGDGAADFSIDVAGHHDLDGTSFKFA; from the coding sequence ATGAATTATACGTTGCAGCAGGCCGTGGCTTTCCTGAATGGCGGTGACGACGGCTACAACCATATCGATTTCTGGATGGGCGGCCTGGCGGAACTGCATGTGTTCACAGGCCAGCTCGGCACCACCTTCAACGCCATCTTCGAAGACCAGATGGAACGGCTGATGGATGGCGACCGCTTCTATTACCTCTACCGGCTTGGTCTCGCCCTCAATATCGATCCGGACCTGGGTCACGCCATCACGACGGAGCAGTTCAAGGACATCATCGAACGCACGACGGGGGCGTTGCATCTCAACGGCGACGTGATGGGCTGGTCCGATCATACGTTCGAGCTCGCGCCGATGTATACTGCGGCACTCGCGGCCAATGCTGGGATGACGAACGGTTTCAAGATTGATCCTGTCACCCATGCGGTCACCGGCACCAGCACTGCAACGGGCTACGGCATTTATTCCGGCTCGGGCAACAGCACTGCCGGAAACGGTACGCTGCTCACGAAGATCAATGCCGATCTTGGCCTCAGCAATACCTATATCGCCGACTTCCGGCCCGACGTCGGGGAGAACCCCGACGGGACGCCCTCTTCGGGCTACAATTCGCACGAAACCTTCGCCGGCACCGACTACAACGACTGGCTCGATGCCGGTAATGGCGACGACACCATCTATGGCGACAAGGGCAACGACGTGCTCGACGGCAAGGCGGGCGCCGACCACATCTATGGCGGCGATGGCCAGGATGTCATCTACGGGGGCGACATCGAGGACTTCCTCGACGGCGGCGCCGGCGACGATATCATTTATGCCGGCACCAGCGCCGGCGGGCTGGATGTCGCCATCGGCGGCCACGGCAATGACAGGGTGTACGGCGAAGCCGGTATCGACGAACTTTATGGCGGCGAGGGTGACGATTATATCGACGCCGGCGGCGACACCGACCTGGCCTTCGGCGATTCGGGCAACGACATCATGTTCGGCGGCGACGGCCCGGACGAACTGCGCGGCGGTGAAGGCGACGACATGTTGTCGGGCGGCTCGGGTTCCGACCAGCTCAAGGGCGAGCATGGCGACGACATCTTCTTCGGCGGCATCGGCCAGGCGGCCCAGACCGGCGACAGCGATGAAGCGCTGGGCGACACCGGCTTCGATATGGCGGCCTTCAGCGACACCAGCATCGTGCTCGACACCGCAGCCGACCTGCGCAACGTCAACCTGACCGGCGCGCCTGGCGGAACGGCCTTCGAGCCCTTCAACCAGCTCTGGACCGACCTCGAGGGCGTTGTTGGCTCGAAATTCAACGACACCATCATCGGCGCCGACACCGGTGCCGTCGACGCCGAAGGCGTGCAGTCAGGCGATAACTGGCTGATAGGCGGTGGCGGCAACGACACTTTCGGTACCCGCGCTGGCGATGAGACCGGCAGCCTCGGCAACGGTGGCGACGACGTCATCGTCGGCGACTCCGTCCGTCTCGACGCGCTGATCGGGCACTATTCCGGCTATCTGGAAGATCATCCCGAGCTGCCGCAGTTCGATGCGAACGGCAACGCACTGCACGGGTTGCTGAACGGTGACACCACGTTGATAGGAGGCTTGCTCGGCCACGGCGAGGCGGCCGGCTTCGCCAAGCATTTCACCGAAATGCTCAAGACCCATGACCGCAAGGACCTGGTCCTCGGCGCGGACGTTGGTGCGGCAGGAGACCATGACGTCGCAATCTACACCGGCAATGTTGGCGACTACACGTTGACGGCGCTCGACGCCAACGGCGCGATAGTGGCAAATCCCCATGCGAACTGGGGCAATGTGTTCGCGGTCAAGATCCACGATGATGTCGGCGATCGCACGTTGGCCGACGGCACGGTCCTAGCATCCGATGGCACTGATCTGTTGGTTGGGGTCGAGTATCTCGACTTCGCCAACGACCACAACTTCAACATCCAGGCTTATTTCGACATCGCCCCGACGCTGGACCTGCATTCAAACATCGCCACCACTAATTTTTCCGCCACGGACACGTTTTCGGGCAGCCCAAGCAACAATCCCTATGGGAGAGGCTCGGGTTGGAGCGGATCGTGGTTGGAGTCCGGCGATGGCAACAACACCAACTCTGGTTCGGGCCAAATTCTTTATATTTCTCCCGGGCTCGACGGTTCGGGCGGAGCCCTCCAGATTAACGGCGGGCCAGGTTCGGGCTTCAACAATCCATATAACGGCGCGTCGATCTCTCGTGGCGTCAACCTGAATGGATACGGGACCGCTCACGTCAGCTTCCAGGTTTCGGAGTCTGGCCTTGGCAGTAATGAGACCGTGAAAGTTTACCTGACGAATAACGGGAGCCCGCCCAGCGGCAGCGATGTGCCGATCTATACAATCGACCAAAACACCAATGCGGTCGGGCAGGTCAGTTTCGATTTAACAGGAACGTTCGGATCGAGCTCGCGGCTCTACTTCGTGGCCAGTTCGATGAACAGTAGCAGCGATATTGTCACGATCGATAACATCAGTGTCACCGCCACCAAGACGGTCGACACTTTTCCCGGCAATGATTATTCGACCAATTACACGGAACAGCTCACGCCGGCCGCAATAGCGTCGACGCCGCTGATCACCGACCCGGACGACACGAACATGGTTTCGGCGAAGATCGTCCTGACCGACGGTGTCGTCGGGGATCGGCTCAACGTTGGCGTCTTGCCGTCTGGCATTGTCGCAACCGGAAACGGCACCGGCCTCGTCACTCTCACCGGGGCTGCTACTCTGGCCGCGTACCGGACGGCGCTTGAGGCGATCACCTTCTCGAACCCGACCAACGACAATCCGACCGGCGCCAATCGGCACATCCAGGTGACGGTCAGCGATGGTCTCAAGAACAGCCCCGTGGCGACGACGACGGTGCATGTGACGCCTGTCGACGATCCGGCGACGCTTCACAACGATACTATCCTGACCAACAATGGCACGACGTCGTTCACTGTACCGGACTGGGCCTTGCTGGCCAATGACAGCGATCCGGACTCGGTTCTCAGCATCAGCGGCGTGAACGGAGGCTCGGAGCTCGCCAACGGGTCGCCGACACACTCGAATAGCAACCAGTCCGTCACGATCCAGGATTCAACAAGCGGTCAAATCGGCGGCTATGGCGGTACCTTCCGATACTATGGCAGCGGTGTCGGTTCGAATGATGTTGGCCGCCCGACAGTGACTGTTTCCAACCAGAACGGTGGAAATCTTACCGGCACGGCGGGTTCTGAAATCATCGTCGACAGCACCAGTGGCACAGGCGTCCATACCATCAACGGCAATGGCGGCAACGACATCGTCTTCGCCAATAACGGCGATGATACGATCGTGACCGGCAGCGGCAATGACTATATCGACGGAGGTACGGGTGCGGACTCGATGACGGGTGGCGCCGGCGATGACACCTATGTCATCGACGACATCAGCGGCACCAGGGACGTCGTACACGAGGACGTCGGCGGTGGCACCGACACGATCACGTCGTCCAATTCGAGCCTTAATCTCAACGATTCGGTCTTTGCCAATGTCGAGAATGCGACCCTGACCGGCAGCTCAAGCCTGAATATTGTCGGTAACAGCGCTAACAACGTCCTTGTCGGCAACGGTGGCAACAACATATTCACCTGGAACGCCTTGGGCGGCAGAGATACCATCGACGGCGGCAGCGGCAGCGGCGACACCTTCGTTGTCAATGGCAATGCTTCGGCAGAGACCTTCGACATTTACGCGATGACTGATGGCCAGAATGCTGGCCTGGCAAGTCTGCTCGGCACGAGCTTTGCCACAGACACCGAGATCGTCATCACCCGGACGGTCAGCGGCGTGACCACGGTCGCGGCGGAACTCGACAATATCGACGAGATCACGGTCAACACGCTTAACGTGACTGCCAACAACAACAATGGTGGACCCGATGGTGGCCCCACGGGCGGCGACACGGTCGTCATCCATGGCAACTTCGCGGCCACGGACCTCAACTACTCCACCATCACGGTCAACGGCGGCGAAAGCGACGACACGGTCGATATCTCCGGCCTGACCTCCGATCACCGTATCATCTTCCATGGTGCCGGCGGGACGAACCATGTCATTGGCAACCTGCGTCCCCAGGACGTCGTCGACAATGGCGTGCCCGGCAACGAAAATGCGCCTGGCAACGGAGGCGACACCTCACAAGGTGACGACGACGACGAAGACGACAACGAGCACCAGAACCGTGCGCCGGTCGTGAACGGAGCCATCGTGCTGCCCCCGCTGGGCGCGAACACGGCGATGCTGATCACCGCGGCGACGCTTCTGGCCGGAGCCTCGGATGCCGATGGCGGCTCCCTGACCGTGACCAACCTCACGCCGTCTTCAGGAACTGTCACCCAGGGGCCCGATGGCTGGACCTTCACACCCGATACCGACGACACCAGCCAGGTGAGCTTCAGTTACGACATCAGCGACGGCCAGGCTTCCATCCACCAAACGGCTTCGCTGGATCTGACGGCGGCCGCCGCGGGAGAAGGCGACGGCGGGGATGCGCCGGTGCCCGGCGGCGATGCCCATCTCGGCACCGATGGTGACGACGTCATGATCGGCGGGCCCGATGCGGACGTGCTGAGCGGTGGCCAGGGTGACGACATCATCTTGGGCAATGACGGCGCGGACACGCTGCTTGGCGGTGCCGGAGACGACCTCATCAAGGCTGGCGCCGGCGACGACGTCGTCTTCGGTGGCGCCGGCAACGACAATATCTTCGGCGGCGCCGGGCATGACATGATCTTCGGCGACGGCGGCAACGACCGAATATTTGCCGACGAGGGCAACGACGTCGTGGAAGGCGGAGCTGGCAACGACACTGTCTATGCCGGCACCGGCGACGACCACATCATCGCCAATGTTGGCGATGGCGACGACGTCTACTGGGGCGAGGATGGGCAGGATACGCTCGACTACGCGGCCATCGGCGCCAGCTTGACGATCGATCTTGGCAACGGGCTGCTGCACCACGGCAGTGTCTCGAGCGCGCAAAGCGGTCAGGATACGGTGTTCGGCTTCGAGAACGTGATCGCCGGTTCCGGCAATGACACAATCATTGCCAACGCCGCCGCCAACACAATGGATGGCGGGCTTGGCAGCGACACCTTCGTGTTCGGGTCGGCAGCCGACGCCAATGGCGATACGATCGTTGGCTTGCAGCCGGGCGACAAGATCGATCTGTCAATGATCGACGCCGACACGAGTGCGGCGGGCCACCAGTCCTTCGTCCTCTTTGCCGGAGCCGGGTTCACTTCGGCGGGCCAGGTCATGGTCAGCTACCAGACCGCCGCGGACGGTGAACATACGCTGGTCAAGGGCGAGATCAACGGTGACGGCGCGGCCGACTTCAGCATCGATGTTGCCGGCCACCACGACCTGGACGGAACCTCGTTCAAGTTCGCCTGA